One window of the Trifolium pratense cultivar HEN17-A07 linkage group LG2, ARS_RC_1.1, whole genome shotgun sequence genome contains the following:
- the LOC123906674 gene encoding DNA repair RAD52-like protein 2, chloroplastic: MAFSVCKTIPFTSSSSFYYNYNNSSSSRRVVLVVGRRRSSVFKCAIERSSSGSSSNTDGKKVVSNSNYVVPLDDSFSFSSNSSSCITRPLAEILRDLNKRIPDTLVKPPLDPSLDSSSSSSASSSTFIPWYHANRMLSFYAPGWCGEIRDVIFSDNGTVTVVYRLTVRGSDGEAYRESTGTISTTDGSISDPVSAAEENAFCKACARFGLGLYLYHDDQTTSL, from the exons ATGGCATTTTCAGTTTGTAAGACAATTCCGTtcacttcttcttcatctttctaTTATAATTacaacaacagcagcagcagcagaagAGTAGTATTAGTAGTAGGAAGGAGAAGAAGCAGTGTTTTCAAGTGTGCTATTGAACGAAGCAGTAGCGGCAGCAGCAGCAATACCGATGGAAAGAAAGTAGTATCAAATTCTAATTATGTTGTACCTCTTGATGATTCCTTTTCATTCTCATCTAATTCATCTTCTTGCATAACTCGTCCTTTAGCTGAAATTCTTAGAGACCTCAATAAAAGAATTCCTGATACTCTCGTCAAACCTCCTCTAGATCCATCTCTCGAttcatcctcctcctcctccgctTCTTCATCCACCTTCATCCCCTGGTATCATGCCAATAGGATGTTGAGCTTCTACGCCCCAG GTTGGTGTGGAGAGATACGTGATGTTATTTTCTCTGATAATGGAACTGTAACCGTTGTATACCGTCTTACTGTCCGCGGATCTGATGGAGAG GCCTATCGTGAGTCAACCGGCACAATATCAACTACCGATGGCTCCATTAGTGATCCAGTTTCAGCAGCAGAGGAAAATGCTTTCTGTAAAGCATGTGCTCGGTTTGGTCTTGGCTTGTATTTGTATCATGATGATCAAACAACCAGTTTGTAA
- the LOC123904067 gene encoding heat shock 70 kDa protein 8-like produces MNKQQDKGWMDGWMVKTFLLEFYSVILITETFNPHCSTGQIPLHLLQVTPFSLPYNSLPLHFLQPPNQIRYLTEPASTAASCSENTKEESSSLPPEITIGIDIGMWPCCISVWNDSEVELWNKKINEMMKRSCETSKDRDCSIEASSTEVSLSLENEITILYMKDLCSTIFGENASFPFLMHTVDIKVRPFVAAFVNKLWKSTTAVELLGKFMIELRSMVEIHLNRPISNVVFTVQVSFRQLQLDWIHHACAMADLKVIRLMPQPTAVALSYVVHQLNSSASDNESMKIALIFNMDAGYWDVSVIEAEKGKFRKKASTGSSIGGEDLLGNMMSYLLPDFEEIFKRHWNSEIILMAFLRSRIHDVITKLSSETSVEVDLDLGYGLKICKVVTQKEFEEVNKEVFEKCECLIIQCLQDAKIEAEDINDVIIVGGCCNIPRVKNLVTKICNGKEIYKGMNPLNAVLCGAAVAGAVDDAIGKVMISKI; encoded by the exons ATGAATAAACAACAAGACAAGggatggatggatggatggatgg TTAAAACGTTCCTTCTAGAGTTCTATAGTGTTATACTCATCACAGAAACATTCAATCCACATTGTTCTACTGGTCAG AttcctcttcatcttcttcaggTTACACCTTTTTCTTTACCTTACAATTCTCTTCCATTACATTTTCTGCAACCTCCTAACCAAATTCGCTATTTAACAGAACCTGCATCTACTGCGGCATCTTGTAGTGAAAACACCAAGGAGGAAAGCTCTTCGCTGCCTCCTGAAATAACAATCGGGATTGACATTGGCATGTGGCCATGTTGTATTTCTGTGTGGAATGATTCCGAAGTGGAGCTTTggaataagaaaataaatgagaTGATGAAGAGATCTTGCGAAACTTCCAAAGATCGTGACTGTTCTATTGAAGCTAGTAGTACTGAAGTCTCACTCTCCCTAGAAAATGAGATTACAATTTTATACATGAAAGACTTATGTAGCACAATTTTCGGTGAAAATGCAAGTTTCCCATTTCTGATGCACACAGTGGATATTAAGGTTCGCCCTTTTGTTGCTGCATTTGTGAACAAACTGTGGAAATCCACTACTGCAGTAGAACTACTTGGAAAATTTATGATAGAATTAAGATCAATGGTTGAAATTCATCTGAATAGACCTATAAGCAATGTAGTGTTTACAGTTCAAGTTTCATTCAGGCAATTGCAGCTAGACTGGATACATCACGCTTGTGCGATGGCTGATCTTAAAGTTATCAGACTGATGCCTCAACCAACAGCAGTGGCTTTGTCGTATGTGGTTCATCAACTGAATTCTTCTGCTTCTGATAATGAAAGCATGAAAATTGCTCTCATTTTCAATATGGATGCAGGTTATTGGGATGTTTCTGTTATTGAAGCAGAAAAAGGAAAATTCCGAAAAAAAGCCTCGACAGGAAGTTCTATTGGTGGAGAAGATTTGCTTGGAAATATGATGTCTTATCTTTTACCTGATTTTGAAGAGAtattcaagagacattggaattCAGAAATTATATTAATGGCTTTTCTTCGAAGTAGAATCCATGACGTGATTACTAAGCTTTCGTCTGAGACAAGTGTTGAGGTTGATTTAGATTTGGGATATGGTTTGAAGATATGCAAGGTTGTAACGCAGAAGGAGTTTGAGGAAGTTAACAAAGAGGTGTTTGAGAAGTGTGAATGCCTAATCATCCAATGCTTGCAAGATGCGAAGATAGAAGCCGAGGATATAAATGATGTGATAATTGTCGGTGGATGTTGTAATATACCAAGGGTGAAGAATCTTGTTACTAAAATATGCAATGGAAAGGAAATTTATAAAGGTATGAATCCTTTGAATGCTGTACTTTGTGGTGCAGCAGTGGCAGGAGCTGTTGATGATGCCATTGGTAAAGTCATGATATCCAAAATATAG
- the LOC123906675 gene encoding protease Do-like 10, mitochondrial codes for MGRFVRVARNIFSSSALYPHPFKYTLPYASSIQSIHNSSSSLSVVVPDNHTLQQPNHNFRDITTSSSVRGAIRVKKKLQSRKAAVTTTTNNNNTAVELAFNSVVKIFTVSCSPNYLLPWQNKSQRESMGSGFVIMGRKILTNAHVVADHSFVLVRKHGSPNKYRAQVKAVGHECDLALLIVDSDDFWDGMVPLEFGDIPFLQQAVAVVGYPQGGDTISVTKGVVSRVEPTQYVHGASQLMAIQIDAAINPGNSGGPAIMGKKVAGVAFQNLSGAENIGYIIPVPVIKHFISGVEENGNYIGFCSLGLSCQTTENVHLRNHFGMQPGMTGVLVNKINPLSDAYKVLKKDDIILSFDGVPIANDGTVPFRNRERITFDHLVSMKKLNEKAVVRVMRDGQELELSIILRPIQPLVPVHQFDKLPSYYIFAGLVFVPLTQPYLHEYGEDWYNASPRRLCERALRELPKKENQQLVILSQVLMDDINAGYERLADLQVLKVNGTEIDNLEHLCELVENCSTDSLHFDLDDNRVIVLNYETAKIATCRILKRHRIPSAMSADLINAQNNLQLGLTSSC; via the exons ATGGGTAGATTTGTCCGTGTTGCTCGGAACATTTTCTCTTCTTCTGCTTTATATCCCCATCCTTTCAAATACACTCTTCCTTATGCTTCTTCTATTCAATCCATACACAACTCATCATCCTCATTATCAGTTGTTGTTCCCGACAATCATACCCTACAACAACCTAACCACAACTTCAGAGACATAACAACGTCATCATCAGTAAGAGGAGCAATAAGAGTAAAGAAGAAGCTTCAATCTCGTAAAGCCGCAGTGACTActactactaataataataatacagcAGTTGAGCTTGCATTCAATTCTGTTGTCAAAATTTTCACCGTTTCATGCAGTCCCAATTACTTACTTCCTTGGCAGAACAAATCCCAGCGTGAATCTATGGGCTCTG GGTTTGTAATTATGGGAAGAAAGATTCTTACAAATGCTCATGTAGTAGCTGATCATTCCTTTGTACTTGTAAGGAAACATGGCTCTCCAAATAAGTATAGAGCACAAGTCAAAGCTGTTGGTCATGAATGTGACTTAGCTCTATTAATTGTTGACTCTGATGATTTTTGGGATGGAATGGTTCCCTTGGAGTTTGGAGACATCCCTTTTCTTCAACAAGCTGTTGCTGTTGTTGGATATCCTCAAGGCGGTGACACCATTTCAGTCACCAAAGGGGTTGTTTCCAGGGTTGAACCTACACAATATGTACATGGTGCTTCACAGCTCATGGCTATACAGATCGATGCAGCCATCAATCCAGGGAATAGTGGCGGTCCTGCTATTATGGGCAAGAAAGTTGCTGGAGTTGCATTCCAAAATCTTTCTGGTGCCGAAAATATAGG TTACATAATACCTGTACCTGTAATAAAGCATTTTATATCTGGTGTAGAAGAAAATGGCAATTACATTGGATTTTGCTCCCTGGGTTTGTCGTGCCAGACTACTGAAAATGTGCACCTCAGAAACCATTTTGGTATGCAACCTGGCATGACTGGGGTGCTTGTAAACAAAATTAATCCACTTTCCGATGCTTACAAGGTTTTGAAGAAAGACGATATTATACTGTCATTTGATGGGGTGCCTATAGCAAATGATGGTACAG TTCCCTTCCGAAACAGAGAACGGATAACCTTTGATCACTTGGTGTCTATGAAGAAGCTTAATGAAAAAGCAGTAGTCAGAGTTATGCGGGACGGCCAAGAGCTTGAACTCAGTATTATTCTCCGACCT ATCCAACCATTAGTTCCAGTTCATCAGTTTGATAAACTTCCAAGTTATTACATTTTTGCTGGTCTGGTATTTGTTCCACTCACTCAGCCATACCTTCATGAGTATGGGGAAGACTGGTATAATGCTTCACCTCGTCGTCTGTGTGAAAGAGCATTGAGGGAATTACCCaagaaagaaaatcaacaaCTTGTTATCCTGTCACAG GTCCTCATGGATGATATCAATGCTGGATATGAGCGTCTTGCAGATTTACAG GTTTTGAAGGTTAATGGAACAGAAATTGATAATCTGGAACACTTATGCGAACTTGTTGAAAACTGTAGCACAGACAGCTTGCATTTTGATTTGGACGACAATAGGGTCATTGTCTTGAACTATGAAACAGCAAAAATTGCGACTTGTAGAATTTTGAAGCGTCATAGAATACCTTCAGCAATGTCAGCTGATCTTATTAATGCACAGAATAATTTGCAATTAGGATTGACTAGCTCATGTTGA
- the LOC123906676 gene encoding ferredoxin-thioredoxin reductase, variable chain: MSSISTLATPLAFMKTTTTRRNSSSSSSSSSRRMMTIRCDVEGEEGESSQTKIGARVRVKVPLKVYHVPKVPEIDLTGREGHIKQNVSFWKDNKRISANLPYKVEFIANDIQGPRGPLKFVAHLRDDEFEELLSE; the protein is encoded by the coding sequence ATGAGTTCAATTTCAACATTGGCGACTCCGTTGGCGTTTATGAAGACGACGACCACTCGGAGAaatagcagcagcagcagcagcagcagcagcagaagAATGATGACGATAAGGTGTGatgttgaaggagaagaaggagaATCATCACAAACTAAGATTGGAGCGCGTGTTAGGGTGAAGGTTCCTCTGAAAGTATACCATGTTCCTAAAGTACCTGAGATTGATCTTACTGGTAGAGAAGGACATATCAAACAGAATGTTTCTTTCTGGAAAGATAACAAACGAATCTCTGCTAATCTTCCTTACAAAGTTGAGTTTATTGCTAATGATATTCAAGGTCCTCGTGGTCCTCTCAAGTTCGTTGCTCACCTCAGGGATGATGAATTCGAGGAATTACTCTCCGAATAA
- the LOC123906677 gene encoding sphingoid long-chain bases kinase 1 encodes MRHVSNFFIMRDMLKTGSFSRNSTGSSNTTKAAAASAAAALRLSSPQQSFRRLGLCSQISTAGEHSSPIVFPEKRGKVKASKKPTTDVIRQSGDQDAAAKNFEHRIDIGAAAAAGDEKSDLLGYVVFSGKLVLDKRKISVNNNNNDAQQTSFDTTNQAAVDAKLTSKALLWGSHVLHLDDVISVSYHAGLKHFTVHSYPMKKASCGLSCFIKSRRSRKDFRFVASTVEEAIQWVGGFADQHCFVNCLPHPLVSSKKQASSELFQTDTPPELLFRCKTPPKMLVILNPRSGRGRSSKVFHSVVEPIFRLAGFRLEVVKTTSAGHARNLASTVDISTCPDGIICVGGDGIINEVVNGLLSRDNQKEGISIPIGIIPAGSDNSLVWTVLGVRDPVSAAMAIVKGGLTATDVFAVEWIQNNKIHFGLTVSYYGFVSDVLELSEKYQKRFGPLRYFVAGFLKFLCLPRYSYEVEYLPASKTEREGKLSGEREVVDMSELYTDIMGRSNKDGMPRASSLSSIDSIMTPSRISGGDQDTCSSTHASTEPSELVRGLDPKSKRLSSGRSNITAEPEVIHPQLPLSTTPNWPRTRSKSRNDRGWAGLTTTHDNSKWGNATNDREDISSTLSDPGPIWDAEPKWDPEANWDVENPIELPGPPDDTEVGSTKEVVPHFGDKWVVSKGQFVGILVCNHACRTVQSSQVVAPKAEHDDNTLDLIMVHGSGRLRLLRFFLLLQMGRHLSLPYVEYVKVKSVRIKSGKHTHSGCGIDGELFALNGQIISSLLPEQCRLIGRFRV; translated from the exons ATGCGTCATGTTTCTAACTTTTTTATTATGAGAGATATGCTCAAGACTGGGAGTTTTTCCCGTAATTCAACTGGTAGTAGTAACACCACTAAGGCCGCCGCTGCATCAGCTGCTGCCGCACTTAGACTCTCTTCACCTCAACAATCTTTCAGACGTTTGGGATTGTGTTCTCAGATATCAACTGCTGGTGAACATTCCTCCCCTATCGTCTTCCCCGAAAAACGAGGCAAAGTCAAGGCTTCCAAGAAACCCACCACCGATGTCATTCGCCAATCCGGTGATCAGGATGCTGCAGCTAAGAATTTTGAGCATAGGATTGACATAGgagctgctgctgctgctggaGATGAGAAGTCTGATTTGTTAGGGTATGTCGTATTCTCCGGAAAACTGGTTTTGGATAAGAGAAAGATTTCTgtaaataacaataacaatgatGCTCAACAAACTTCTTTCGATACTACCAACCAAGCCGCCGTCGATGCCAAACTAACAAGCAAAGCCTTACTTTGGGGATCTCATGTGCTCCACCTTGATGATGTCATCTCG GTTTCTTATCATGCTGGTCTCAAACATTTCACAGTGCACTCGTATCCAATGAAAAAAGCTTCATGTGGTCTTTCTTGTTTTATTAAATCTCGAAGGAGTCGCAAAGACTTTCGTTTTGTGGCTTCAACAGTAGAAGAGGCAATTCAGTGGGTTGGTGGATTTGCTGATCAACACTGTTTCGTTAACTGTCTACCTCACCCTTTAGTGTCTTCCAAGAAGCAAGCATCCTCAGAATTATTTCAGACCGATACCCCTCCTGAATTGCTCTTTAGATGCAAAACTCCACCTAAGATGCTTGTAATTTTAAACCCACGCTCAGGCCGAGGTCGTTCGAGTAAAGTTTTTCATAGCGTTGTGGAACCAATATTTAGG CTTGCTGGGTTTAGATTGGAGGTAGTCAAAACAACATCTGCTGGTCATGCCAGAAATCTTGCATCAACTGTAGACATCAGCACTTGCCCTGATG GAATTATATGTGTTGGTGGTGATGGGATAATCAACGAG GTTGTTAATGGTCTCCTTAGTAGAGACAATCAAAAGGAAGGAATATCTATACCTATTGGAATTATACCAGCTGGTTCTGATAACTCACTCGTATGGACTGTTCTTGGAGTTAGAGATCCTGTTTCTGCAGCAATGGCTATTGTGAAG GGGGGCCTTACCGCTACAGATGTCTTTGCTGTTGAATggattcaaaataataaaattcactTTGGATTAACAGTCTCATATTATGGTTTTGTTAGCGATG TGTTGGAACTTTCTGAAAAATATCAAAAGCGCTTTGGCCCACTGCGGTATTTTGTTGCTGGATTTCTCAAGTTCTTATGCTTACCACGATACAGCTATGAAGTTGAATATCTTCCAGCATCAAAAACTGAGAGAGAAGGAAAGCTTTCTGGTGAAAGGGAAGTAGTTGACATGTCGGAGCTATATACTGACATCATGGGCAGATCAAATAAGGATGGGATGCCGAGGGCATCTAGTCTTTCAAGTATTGACTCAATAATGACTCCAAGTCGGATATCTGGTGGAGACCAGGATACCTGTAGTAGTACTCATGCTAGCACCGAACCTTCTGAGTTGGTGCGTGGCTTAGATCCAAAGTCAAAACGCCTATCATCTGGAAGGAGCAATATCACAGCAGAGCCAGAAGTCATCCATCCACAGCTGCCTCTGTCAACAACTCCAAACTGGCCAAGAACCAGATCTAAGTCAAGGAATGATAGAGGATGGGCTGGATTGACCACCACACACGATAATTCTAAATGGGGAAATGCAACAAATGATAGAGAGGATATATCATCTACACTGTCTGACCCAGGTCCTATCTGGGATGCTGAACCAAAATGGGATCCAGAGGCTAATTGGGATGTGGAAAATCCAATTGAGTTGCCAGGGCCACCAGATGATACAGAAGTAGGATCCACAAAGGAGGTTGTGCCTCATTTTGGAGACAAATGGGTTGTTTCAAAGGGACAGTTTGTTGGTATTCTGGTTTGCAACCATGCCTGTAGAACTGTTCAGAGCTCTCAGGTGGTTGCTCCCAAGGCTGAGCATGACGATAACACTCTAGATCTGATCATGGTTCATGGGAGTGGAAGGCTGAGGCTGTTAAGATTTTTCTTACTTCTACAGATGGGTCGACACCTTTCACTACCATATGTTGAATATGTGAAG GTAAAGTCTGTCAGAATAAAGTCTGGGAAACACACTCACAGTGGATGTGGGATTGATGGCGAGCTTTTTGCACTCAATGGACAAATAATTTCTTCTTTGCTTCCAGAACAGTGCAGGCTTATTGGTCGCTTCCGTGTATGA